tggatggctacatggaccttagaaaaatagagggctatgggtaaagcctaggtagttctaaggtagggacatgttcggcacagctttgtgggccaaagggcctgtttctttgtattctcataaggcatattcCCATTCCaggctacatccttgtaaatctcctctgcaccctttcgaaagtttcttgattggtaagggcatcaaaggttatggtaagAAGACAGACCGataggcatgatggaatggcagagcagattccatGAGAcaagatcagaattaggccatctggcctatcgagtctgctccgccattcaatcctgactgatccttttttaaaaatctccttCTCAAtgccagttcccagccttctccccgtaacctttgataatTCATTGggttgaatgacctaattctgctcctatgtcttatggacagatattgtgtgtgcgagatCTTGTGTACTTGTGTGGAGATTGCAGAAGGTACAAAAATTGGTGGTTTTGTGGGTGGGTTAGGAGAGAGCCAAAGGATATAATGGGACATTGATTATTTGGagatatggcagatggagtttaattcggCAAGTGGGGGTGTTGCAGTTTGGGAGTTCAAAGGACAGGACACAGTTCATGGCAGGgtacttaacagtgttgatgtgcagagggatcttggggtccaagtccacagttgtgtaaaagtggcatcacagtaaATAGTGAGGTAGAAAGTCTTGCCTTCATCATTCAGGCTTTGTGTATAAGAATCAGGAAGCCACGTTGAAGCTTTATGAAACTTTGGCCAGCTGCACTTGGAGGATTGTTTGTAGTTATagtcacaggaaggatgtagaggctttAGAAAAAAGCAGAGAGGAGTTTAAACAGGATGCAACCTAGTTTTCAGACAATTGGTTAGAAAcggttttttttaatgttctggagcggcagaggctgaggtttataaaattatcagAGGCGGAGTCAGAGTCCTTCTCCAAATCTCAAATACTAGACGGCAGAGGGGTAAAGTATAAAGGAGATGCGAGCGGCGGGTGCCTGGAATGCGGTGCCGGGGGTGGTGTTGGGGGCAAATACGATAGAGGAAGACacgtgaacaggcagggaatggaggaatggTCAGCATAGCTATGGTGGGCCGAAAGGCCAGCTCCTGTGTGcgtgagggagaaggagagaatgTTTGTCAGAGATGGACTGTAATCTCTGTTGTATGAAATTGTATATGTGACATATTGCGTCTGTGGGTATGACAGAGGGGGATTTTGTGTTTGTGAAAGAAGAGAAAAGccgcgcagagagagagagtgcgggTGGAGGGGGGTCAGAGAAAGACTACTGTGCggcagagaggtaatgtttatATAGGCGTTGTGTGTGTGCAGTCGTGTGCACGTGGGATGCATATGTGAGCCGCAGGTGTATCAATGGTGTGTGAGTGTGCaatgtgcgtgagagagagaggtgggattTCTGTCATCAGGATAACCCGTGGTGGGCGGTGCTGGGGAGTTGGAGTGAGTGGGGGAGCCCAGGTACAGGAACCGCGGTGTAGTCTCCCATCGCTGGGTTAACACTAACGCCGCTCGTTCCCTATGTATTTGGCAGAGCGACAGGCAACAGGAACCGGACCCCGCGGCAGGACTGGTGAGTGAGTATGAAGGGGTCCATTGATTGGGGGGGGGCGTGGTTTGGGCAGTGGGGAAAGAGGATGAGCGTGGCGgagagaggggttgagagagTCGGGGCAGAATgggggaaaggaaaggggagggagggaagagagagggagaggagaagggCGCACTCTCACAGAGAGGGGGGAATAGAGCggtgggaaaggagaggggagagaaggaagGACGGAGGGAAggtagagagggggagagaaggaaGGACGGAGAGGGAGAGTAGGGGGATAGCGCGGTGGGaagggacagagagagtggggggaatAGAGCGGTGggaagggacagagagggagagtggggggaATAGAACGGTGGGAGAGGCAGAGTGGGGGGATAGAGCGGTGGGATGGGAAGGTAGAGAGGAGGAAGGACGTAGGGAGAGTGAAAGGCAGTCTCACGGGGAGCCCAGCCGCTGGGGTAGGTCCACGGTGCTTTCTAACCAGAGTCACATTACTGGCGCTCCTCCTTCTCGTTCAACCTTCCCCTCCCTAAActcactcactctcctacatccAACCCTCGCCCCTCTTACTCCATCTCCTACCCTGGAACTCCCATTTGCAGCATTACTCCTCTACCCCCTCATCGTCCCTCCCGTCTGACCTCTCCTTTCCCTCACCTCCGCTTACCCCCTCGTTCATcgactctcccctctctcctcagcACACCCCGTTGACCTGTACCACTACGAGATCGTGCAGCGTTTCCACTCGGCCGACAGCGTGCTGGACCGGCTGCTGGGCCGCGGCACCATCACGGCCGAACAGTACGAGCTGGCCCGGGCACAGCCCACCAGGACGGAGAAAAACCGGGCGCTGCTCCGCATTGTGGGGGACAAGGGGAAGGAAGCGAAGGGACAGCTGTGGCGGGACATGGAACTGGAGGACGCGATGTTCACCCGAAGTCTGACCGGCCACTGACGCTCTGCCCCCGTGAGTCTCCAGGCTGTGACGGTGAGGAAAATGCCCAACTCCGGCTCCCGAAAGATCACTGATGTGTTTTTTGTAAACCAATTAAAGACTTTTATACTTGTTGCGTCTATTATTTGACtagtgtgttggggggggggggggggggggagaggagaggaagagaCGACTGTGTGCCTGACACATGGTTCCCCAGCCGGGGGGAAGAGAGGAGGGTGTGTCCGGCGCCTGGgctcgggtggggggggggggggggtggagaacagTGTGTCAGACTCTCCTAATGAAATCAGCCACTCGGATCCGGCCTTTCAATATACTGGAGCTTTTAATGAGATCTTCCTCCTCCTGAACGCCCAAGtacatcaaacgctcctcgtcGGTTAACCTCTTCATTGCCGGTCGATCGCCTAAACCTCCAGGGACGGCACACATACTGCCCTAGATATGTGGCGCAGATGTCATGATGCTCCAAATGCGAG
This region of Hemitrygon akajei chromosome 31, sHemAka1.3, whole genome shotgun sequence genomic DNA includes:
- the LOC140719146 gene encoding apoptosis-associated speck-like protein containing a CARD codes for the protein MSRTVRQCIVEALENLGRSQLRRFKEDLSEVQYRPGFGAIPRGRLEDADALDLGRLLVSSYRDDYAAELTLQVLEALPEREVADSLRRSLLSPDERQATGTGPRGRTAHPVDLYHYEIVQRFHSADSVLDRLLGRGTITAEQYELARAQPTRTEKNRALLRIVGDKGKEAKGQLWRDMELEDAMFTRSLTGH